A window of Haliscomenobacter hydrossis DSM 1100 contains these coding sequences:
- the nusG gene encoding transcription termination/antitermination protein NusG, translating into MSEGTKWYSLRVISGKERKIKERIDAEILRNEWTTFIPSVVVPTEKVYKIRNGKKVISERNILPGYLLVEAIPAKLSAEVVQVIANVPNVIHFLGKNTPEPMKDAEANRLLGKVDESQAAGESLIEPFIVGETIKIVDGPFSEFIGDIQEVNEEKKKLKVIVKIFGRGTEVELGFMQVEKTG; encoded by the coding sequence ATGTCTGAAGGTACAAAATGGTACTCATTAAGGGTAATCAGCGGCAAAGAGCGCAAAATTAAAGAGCGCATTGATGCTGAAATTCTGCGCAATGAATGGACTACATTTATCCCTTCGGTTGTCGTTCCTACCGAAAAGGTCTACAAAATCCGCAACGGTAAAAAGGTAATTTCTGAGCGCAACATCTTACCGGGCTACTTGCTGGTTGAAGCCATTCCGGCCAAACTCAGCGCAGAGGTGGTTCAGGTTATCGCCAACGTGCCCAATGTCATTCATTTTCTGGGTAAAAATACCCCGGAGCCGATGAAAGACGCCGAGGCCAACCGCCTACTTGGAAAAGTAGACGAATCACAGGCTGCTGGTGAATCCCTTATCGAACCATTCATTGTGGGCGAAACCATTAAGATTGTAGACGGTCCTTTCAGCGAATTCATCGGAGACATCCAGGAGGTGAACGAAGAAAAGAAGAAGCTGAAGGTAATTGTCAAAATCTTTGGCCGAGGTACCGAAGTCGAATTGGGCTTTATGCAGGTTGAAAAAACCGGGTAG
- the rplA gene encoding 50S ribosomal protein L1, whose amino-acid sequence MAKVGKKRAAVNAKVDRNKLYTLEEGTALMKDVNLTKFDASVDVHVRLGVDPRKPDQALRGTVGLPHGTGKTKRVAVFCTPDKVEEAKAAGADYVGLEDLIQKVQEGWTDVDVIIAMPQTMAALGKVARILGPRGLMPNPKTGTVTTDIASAVSEVKKGKISFRVDKTGIIHASVGRVSFSPAQLIENINELLHTLQRMKPSTAKGTYMKSITLATTMSPGVKIDPKLIR is encoded by the coding sequence ATGGCAAAAGTTGGAAAGAAAAGAGCCGCTGTCAATGCCAAAGTAGACCGCAATAAGCTGTATACTTTGGAAGAAGGCACCGCCCTCATGAAAGATGTGAACCTGACCAAGTTCGATGCTTCGGTTGACGTTCACGTGCGCCTGGGTGTAGATCCACGTAAACCGGATCAAGCACTCCGTGGTACCGTTGGCTTGCCACACGGTACAGGTAAAACCAAGCGCGTAGCTGTATTTTGTACCCCCGATAAAGTGGAGGAAGCAAAAGCAGCAGGTGCGGATTACGTAGGTCTGGAAGACCTGATCCAAAAGGTTCAGGAAGGATGGACTGACGTAGACGTGATCATTGCAATGCCACAAACCATGGCCGCACTTGGTAAAGTAGCACGTATCCTCGGTCCTCGTGGCTTAATGCCCAACCCTAAGACCGGTACGGTTACCACCGACATCGCCAGCGCAGTTTCTGAGGTGAAGAAAGGTAAGATTTCATTCCGCGTTGACAAAACGGGTATCATTCACGCTTCGGTTGGTCGGGTGTCTTTTTCACCTGCACAATTGATCGAGAACATCAACGAATTGCTTCATACCCTTCAACGGATGAAGCCATCTACGGCAAAAGGTACGTACATGAAAAGTATTACCCTTGCTACCACGATGAGTCCTGGTGTGAAAATTGATCCCAAATTGATTCGCTAA
- a CDS encoding SusC/RagA family TonB-linked outer membrane protein → MKQHLLALMLMLFGATVVFGQQNISGRVSDRDGEPLIGASIMVKGTTNGTVSDIDGKFKISAPADATLVLSYTGFSTLEVPVNNQTDITVTMQPGIDLTEVLVTGYGTAIKRDLTGNISKIRTQDIKDMPVTSFDQAMQGKAAGVQITAGNGKLGQAVQIRVRGQSSVSASNEPLIVIDGIPATTGDLGAFGGATNPLSDINPQDIESIEILKDASAAAIYGARAANGVVLVTTKRGKSGRTNVSYGFQYGKSNPARQLEFLNTEQYLRLYRQAAANADRIDGLEPTDPSSASAYMEDFFVTQSLGTLGTAQAEDTNWGELAYQDAPMQQHDLNISGGNEKTTFYMSGQWFDQKGILIGNALNRISGRINLDHQAYKWLKVGFNMGLSRSFNERISGDRQFDNPMQMVALPPMTPATDPDTGLPVGTPPGDISIPVYYNPLINLGNAYYNTNTNRNLSSVYAQISILDGLSFRSEFALDMLDQQEELYYNSKTQRNFGAPQGIGQNLFTRVENYNTNNYFTYNTGFGRTILDLTAGMAYQQSQQKTNFTEGQDFPSDAYRMIASAARKTDGSSTESNFRFLSYFARANVKLSDKYLLGVSVRTDGSSRFGNESRYGFFPAASLGWIVSEEGFLSNNKTISFLKLRASYGRTGNAEIGNFPQLGLFAGDAAYNGAPGQRPSQLANPDLSWETTDQFDAGIDFGLFKDRLTGEIDFYSKNTSGLLLNVNVPATSGFTTQTRNIGQLTNRGIEVVLNTDVVRGDFRWKTSLNFAANKNEITDLQGQIIEAGLNVMSRAVEGQPLGTYFTAEYAGVDPANGNALWYKNATEGNRETTSTYSQAQRVVVGSPLPDWIGGVTNTFSYKGLELSVLFSAVIGNELNFYGVGRFSSANARFEDNQTVDQLAAWTPENPNTNVPEARLFFNNGAQPSSRFIQDGSFVRLRNATLSYNFPKSITSKIKIQNLRVYVTGQNLLTWTNYIGWDPEVNADDIVTNIAQGYDFYTAPQPRTILAGVNIGF, encoded by the coding sequence ATGAAACAACATTTACTGGCTTTAATGCTGATGCTCTTTGGAGCAACGGTTGTCTTCGGACAACAAAACATCAGCGGTAGAGTTTCCGACAGAGATGGCGAACCCTTGATTGGCGCCAGCATTATGGTCAAAGGTACAACCAACGGGACTGTATCCGACATTGATGGAAAATTCAAGATTAGTGCTCCGGCTGATGCCACTTTAGTCCTCTCCTACACCGGCTTCTCTACCCTGGAGGTGCCGGTCAACAACCAAACGGATATCACGGTCACCATGCAGCCAGGTATTGACCTTACCGAAGTGCTGGTAACGGGGTATGGTACCGCCATCAAGCGCGATTTGACGGGGAATATCTCAAAAATCCGTACTCAGGACATCAAAGACATGCCTGTCACCAGCTTTGACCAGGCCATGCAGGGCAAAGCAGCGGGGGTGCAAATCACCGCTGGCAACGGTAAACTGGGCCAGGCCGTACAAATCCGCGTACGTGGTCAGTCTTCGGTATCCGCTTCCAACGAGCCCCTGATTGTGATTGACGGGATTCCGGCTACAACGGGAGATTTAGGTGCATTTGGTGGGGCGACCAACCCGCTTTCCGACATCAACCCTCAAGACATTGAATCCATCGAAATCCTGAAGGATGCTTCTGCTGCTGCCATCTATGGTGCACGCGCCGCCAATGGGGTAGTGCTGGTAACCACCAAGCGGGGTAAATCAGGCCGCACCAATGTTAGCTATGGATTTCAATATGGCAAGAGCAATCCTGCTCGTCAACTGGAGTTTTTGAATACTGAGCAATACCTGAGACTCTACCGCCAGGCCGCAGCCAACGCCGACCGGATCGATGGGCTCGAGCCAACTGATCCATCCTCTGCTTCTGCCTACATGGAAGACTTTTTTGTTACCCAGAGTTTGGGTACACTGGGTACGGCTCAAGCCGAAGACACCAACTGGGGCGAGCTGGCCTATCAGGATGCGCCGATGCAGCAGCACGACCTCAACATTTCGGGTGGTAACGAAAAAACCACGTTTTACATGTCAGGACAGTGGTTTGACCAAAAAGGGATCTTGATTGGCAACGCCCTGAACCGCATCTCTGGCCGCATCAACCTCGATCACCAGGCCTACAAGTGGTTGAAAGTTGGTTTCAACATGGGATTGAGCCGTTCGTTTAACGAACGCATCTCCGGCGACCGCCAGTTTGACAACCCCATGCAGATGGTGGCTTTGCCTCCAATGACTCCGGCAACCGACCCTGATACGGGTTTGCCAGTAGGTACTCCTCCTGGAGACATCAGCATTCCGGTATATTACAACCCCTTGATCAACCTTGGCAACGCTTACTACAACACGAATACCAACCGCAACCTGAGCAGTGTGTATGCCCAAATCAGCATTCTGGATGGTTTGAGCTTCCGCTCCGAGTTCGCACTTGACATGTTGGATCAACAGGAAGAACTGTACTACAACAGCAAGACCCAGCGCAACTTTGGTGCCCCGCAGGGCATTGGTCAAAACCTGTTTACCCGGGTTGAAAACTACAACACGAACAACTACTTTACCTACAATACCGGATTTGGCAGAACCATACTGGACCTTACGGCGGGTATGGCTTATCAGCAGTCCCAGCAGAAGACCAACTTCACCGAAGGCCAGGATTTCCCATCTGACGCTTATCGCATGATTGCAAGTGCTGCGCGTAAAACGGATGGTAGCTCTACGGAGTCGAACTTCCGCTTCTTGTCTTATTTCGCACGTGCCAACGTTAAATTGTCCGACAAATACCTCTTGGGTGTAAGCGTACGTACGGATGGTTCTTCCCGTTTTGGTAATGAGAGTCGCTACGGGTTCTTCCCGGCAGCCTCTTTGGGCTGGATTGTGTCTGAAGAAGGCTTCTTGAGCAACAACAAGACCATCAGCTTTCTGAAATTGCGGGCCAGCTACGGTCGTACGGGTAACGCCGAAATTGGTAACTTCCCACAATTGGGCCTTTTTGCCGGTGATGCTGCTTACAATGGCGCTCCTGGTCAACGCCCTTCACAATTGGCTAACCCTGATTTGAGTTGGGAAACGACCGATCAGTTCGACGCTGGTATCGACTTCGGATTGTTCAAAGACCGTTTGACAGGGGAAATTGATTTTTATAGCAAAAATACCAGCGGCTTGCTGCTGAACGTGAATGTTCCTGCTACTTCGGGCTTCACCACTCAAACCCGTAACATAGGCCAATTGACCAACCGTGGGATAGAGGTAGTCTTGAACACCGATGTGGTGAGGGGTGATTTTCGCTGGAAAACCAGTTTGAACTTTGCTGCCAACAAAAACGAAATTACTGACCTGCAAGGCCAGATCATCGAAGCTGGTCTGAACGTAATGAGTCGTGCGGTTGAAGGCCAACCTCTGGGTACTTATTTTACGGCAGAATATGCTGGTGTTGATCCCGCCAATGGTAACGCATTGTGGTACAAAAACGCTACCGAAGGCAACCGTGAAACCACCAGTACTTACAGCCAGGCTCAACGTGTAGTGGTAGGTAGCCCCTTACCCGATTGGATCGGCGGGGTAACCAATACCTTCAGTTACAAAGGCCTTGAACTGTCCGTATTATTCAGTGCAGTAATTGGTAATGAACTCAACTTCTATGGGGTAGGTCGTTTTTCTTCGGCCAACGCGCGTTTTGAAGACAACCAGACGGTAGATCAATTGGCTGCCTGGACGCCTGAGAACCCCAATACCAATGTTCCTGAAGCCCGTTTGTTCTTCAACAACGGTGCGCAGCCCTCCAGCCGCTTTATTCAGGATGGTTCGTTTGTGCGTTTGCGCAACGCAACCTTGTCGTACAACTTCCCGAAATCAATCACCAGCAAGATCAAAATTCAAAATCTACGGGTGTATGTAACGGGACAGAACCTGCTCACCTGGACCAATTACATTGGTTGGGACCCGGAAGTGAATGCCGACGACATTGTAACCAACATTGCGCAGGGGTATGACTTCTATACTGCTCCACAGCCTAGAACGATCCTGGCTGGCGTTAACATTGGCTTCTAA
- the rplL gene encoding 50S ribosomal protein L7/L12, whose amino-acid sequence MADLKALAETLVNLTVKDVQELAGILKDDYGIEPAAAAVAMVAGPAAADAAPAAVEQTEFDVILQSGGANKLNVVKEVKNLLGLGLKEAKDLVDGAPQALKTAVSKEEAESLKAKLEEAGAQVEIK is encoded by the coding sequence ATGGCTGATTTGAAAGCTCTTGCGGAAACGCTTGTAAATTTGACGGTTAAAGATGTTCAGGAACTGGCTGGTATCCTGAAGGATGATTACGGTATTGAGCCTGCTGCTGCTGCTGTAGCAATGGTTGCTGGCCCTGCTGCTGCTGATGCCGCTCCTGCTGCCGTTGAGCAAACTGAGTTTGACGTTATCCTGCAATCAGGTGGCGCCAACAAATTGAACGTGGTTAAAGAAGTGAAGAACCTCTTGGGCCTTGGCTTGAAAGAAGCTAAAGACCTCGTAGATGGCGCTCCACAAGCACTGAAGACTGCTGTTTCTAAAGAAGAAGCTGAGTCTTTGAAAGCTAAGTTGGAAGAAGCCGGCGCTCAGGTAGAAATTAAGTAA
- the hpf gene encoding ribosome hibernation-promoting factor, HPF/YfiA family, with protein sequence MVVYTEAVQFKVDSKLVDFIEKKLSKIDQFFDRIINARVVLKLENTGQVREKIAEVRINVPGETLFVKVTHKSFEAAVEQAVDSLKRQIIKYKEKQS encoded by the coding sequence ATGGTTGTGTACACTGAAGCAGTACAGTTCAAAGTTGACAGCAAATTGGTTGACTTTATCGAGAAAAAATTGAGCAAAATTGACCAATTTTTTGACCGCATCATCAACGCCAGGGTTGTGCTTAAATTAGAAAACACCGGTCAGGTGCGAGAAAAAATTGCCGAAGTACGGATCAATGTACCCGGGGAAACCTTATTTGTAAAAGTTACCCACAAATCTTTCGAGGCCGCAGTGGAACAGGCCGTTGATTCTTTGAAACGTCAAATCATCAAATACAAAGAAAAACAATCGTAG
- the rplJ gene encoding 50S ribosomal protein L10, which produces MNKAEKTATIDVLREEFEENNYFYLADASTMSVADVNKFRRLCFESGVSMQVIKNTLVKKALENTPAEKNYASIFDALHGPTAILFSKNPEAPANSVAKMLKDYRRSGNERPLLKAAYVDSAVFIGDEQLDALTKLKSKQDLLGEVIGLLQSPARNLISALQSGGSTIAGLVKALEERQA; this is translated from the coding sequence ATGAATAAAGCTGAAAAGACAGCAACTATCGATGTGTTGAGGGAAGAGTTTGAGGAGAACAATTATTTCTACCTCGCTGATGCCTCGACAATGTCGGTAGCCGATGTCAACAAGTTCAGAAGGCTGTGCTTCGAAAGCGGTGTTTCAATGCAAGTCATTAAAAACACCCTGGTGAAAAAAGCCTTGGAGAACACTCCTGCTGAGAAGAATTACGCCAGTATTTTTGATGCACTGCATGGCCCAACGGCTATTTTGTTCTCAAAAAATCCTGAAGCGCCTGCCAACTCGGTTGCAAAAATGCTGAAAGACTATCGTCGTTCTGGCAATGAGCGCCCTTTGTTGAAAGCCGCTTACGTGGATTCTGCAGTGTTCATCGGAGATGAGCAATTGGATGCATTGACCAAACTGAAGTCCAAGCAAGATTTGCTGGGCGAAGTGATTGGCCTGCTTCAATCACCTGCACGCAATCTGATCAGTGCCCTCCAATCTGGTGGTTCTACCATCGCAGGATTGGTTAAAGCGCTGGAAGAACGCCAAGCGTAA
- a CDS encoding tyrosine-type recombinase/integrase, translating to MTIEKFLRYLQYEKRFSVHTIEAYQSDLVQFSTYLQSQYEIAEPTTIQHIHIRSWAVSLMEQKNAATTIRRKLSTLKSYFRYLQREKIISRSPMLQVSLPKLGKRLPVVVPEKSLDKLLDPVETPTDYTGLRDQVVIELLYLTGMRRAELLSLKVSDLNLHTHTIKVLGKGNKERLIPMGHATVGLLKLYLETRRETFPDSMQTALFLTDRGEPAYPKLIYRIVNGYLSTVTTQEKRSPHVLRHSFATHLSDHGANLNAIKELLGHSSLAATQIYTHHSIERLKKIYQQAHPKSGAE from the coding sequence ATGACGATCGAAAAATTTCTGAGGTATTTGCAGTACGAAAAACGCTTCTCTGTACACACTATAGAGGCATACCAGAGTGATTTGGTACAGTTTAGCACCTATTTGCAAAGCCAATACGAAATTGCTGAGCCGACTACAATCCAACACATCCACATTCGATCCTGGGCGGTCTCCTTGATGGAACAAAAAAACGCGGCAACGACCATCCGCCGCAAGTTATCTACCCTTAAATCTTATTTTCGCTATTTGCAGCGCGAAAAAATCATTTCGCGTTCACCCATGCTGCAGGTGAGTTTACCCAAATTGGGCAAACGTTTGCCAGTAGTAGTACCTGAAAAAAGCCTGGACAAACTGCTCGACCCTGTGGAGACTCCTACTGATTACACCGGTTTGCGCGATCAGGTCGTCATTGAGCTCCTGTACCTCACCGGTATGCGCCGGGCTGAGCTTTTGAGTTTAAAGGTCTCCGACTTGAATTTGCATACGCATACCATTAAGGTACTGGGCAAAGGAAACAAAGAACGGTTAATCCCCATGGGGCATGCTACCGTCGGGTTATTAAAACTGTATTTGGAAACGCGTCGGGAAACCTTTCCCGATTCCATGCAAACCGCACTTTTTTTGACCGATAGGGGAGAGCCCGCCTATCCCAAATTGATCTATCGCATTGTAAACGGGTATTTAAGTACGGTAACAACGCAGGAAAAACGTAGCCCTCACGTACTACGGCACTCTTTTGCGACCCATTTGTCCGATCACGGGGCCAACTTAAATGCGATTAAAGAATTGTTGGGCCATTCCAGTTTGGCCGCAACCCAAATTTACACTCACCATTCTATTGAGCGACTAAAAAAAATTTACCAGCAAGCTCATCCCAAATCTGGTGCGGAATGA
- the tuf gene encoding elongation factor Tu, giving the protein MAKGTFERNKPHVNIGTIGHVDHGKTTLTAAITTVLASKGLAEKKDYDSIDAAPEEKERGITINTAHVEYETEKRHYAHVDCPGHADYVKNMVTGAAQMDGAILVCAATDGPMPQTREHILLARQVGVPAIVVFMNKVDLVDDPEMLELVEMEVRELLDTYQFDGDNAAVIQGSALKALEGDPVYVQRIMDLMDAVDAQIPEPIRLTDKPFLMPIEDVFSITGRGTVATGRIERGIIKVGESVEIIGMQKEGEKPLVSTVTGVEMFRKILDRGEAGDNAGILLRGIDKEAIRRGMVICAPNSVKPHLEFKCEVYVLSKEEGGRHTPFFKGYRPQFYFRTTDVTGDCTLPDGVEMVMPGDNVTLNVKLLSPIAMEKGLRFAIREGGRTVGAGQVTEIIK; this is encoded by the coding sequence ATGGCTAAGGGAACATTCGAAAGAAATAAGCCTCACGTAAACATCGGCACAATCGGTCACGTTGACCACGGCAAAACGACGCTTACGGCTGCAATCACTACTGTTCTCGCTTCTAAGGGCTTGGCTGAGAAAAAAGATTACGACTCAATCGACGCAGCTCCTGAAGAAAAAGAAAGAGGTATCACAATCAATACAGCGCACGTTGAATACGAAACTGAAAAGCGCCACTATGCTCACGTAGATTGTCCGGGTCACGCCGACTACGTTAAGAACATGGTAACAGGAGCTGCTCAGATGGACGGTGCCATCTTGGTTTGTGCTGCAACCGACGGTCCAATGCCACAAACCCGCGAGCACATCCTTTTGGCTCGCCAGGTAGGTGTTCCAGCAATTGTTGTCTTCATGAACAAGGTTGACCTTGTTGATGACCCAGAAATGTTGGAACTGGTTGAAATGGAAGTTCGCGAATTGTTGGACACTTATCAATTTGATGGTGACAACGCTGCGGTTATCCAGGGTTCAGCTTTGAAGGCACTGGAAGGAGATCCAGTTTACGTTCAACGCATCATGGATTTGATGGATGCAGTAGACGCACAAATTCCAGAACCAATCCGCTTGACTGACAAGCCTTTCTTGATGCCAATCGAAGACGTATTCTCTATCACCGGTCGTGGTACCGTTGCTACTGGTCGTATCGAGCGCGGCATCATCAAAGTAGGTGAGTCTGTGGAGATCATTGGTATGCAGAAAGAAGGCGAGAAGCCATTGGTTTCTACGGTTACAGGGGTGGAAATGTTCCGCAAAATCCTTGACCGTGGTGAAGCTGGTGACAACGCTGGTATCCTGCTGCGTGGTATCGACAAAGAAGCCATCCGTCGTGGAATGGTAATTTGCGCACCAAACTCTGTAAAACCACACTTGGAATTCAAATGTGAGGTTTACGTACTGAGCAAAGAAGAAGGTGGCCGTCACACTCCATTTTTCAAAGGTTACCGCCCACAGTTCTACTTCCGTACCACGGACGTAACTGGTGACTGTACGCTTCCTGATGGAGTAGAAATGGTAATGCCTGGTGACAACGTAACCTTGAACGTGAAATTGTTGAGCCCAATCGCTATGGAAAAGGGTCTACGTTTTGCGATTCGTGAAGGTGGCCGTACCGTAGGTGCTGGTCAGGTTACCGAGATCATCAAGTAG
- the secE gene encoding preprotein translocase subunit SecE — translation MEKIQLYLRESYQELVKNVSWPTWANLQGNAVAVVVAVLMLAAIVFLMDMVSKFALDLVYGI, via the coding sequence ATGGAAAAGATTCAACTTTACTTAAGGGAAAGCTACCAGGAACTCGTTAAAAACGTATCCTGGCCAACTTGGGCAAACTTGCAAGGCAATGCAGTAGCAGTAGTTGTTGCTGTATTGATGCTGGCCGCCATTGTTTTTCTGATGGACATGGTTTCCAAGTTCGCATTGGACTTGGTCTACGGAATCTAA
- the rplK gene encoding 50S ribosomal protein L11, whose translation MAKEVEVYIKLQVKGGQANPAPPIGPALGSKGVNIMEFCKRFNAATQDKMGKILPVVISVYKDKSFEFVIKTPPAAIQLMEASKIQKGSTESNRKKVGTVTWDQVKAIAEDKMPDLNCFTIESAMKMIAGTARSMGLNISGTPPWGEKAEVEA comes from the coding sequence ATGGCAAAGGAAGTAGAAGTTTATATCAAACTTCAAGTCAAAGGCGGTCAGGCTAACCCTGCTCCCCCCATCGGTCCGGCCCTCGGTTCCAAAGGGGTGAACATCATGGAGTTCTGCAAGCGCTTCAATGCCGCTACCCAGGACAAAATGGGTAAAATTCTTCCGGTGGTGATCTCGGTTTATAAGGACAAGTCCTTTGAATTTGTGATCAAAACGCCTCCGGCAGCAATTCAACTCATGGAAGCCTCCAAGATCCAGAAAGGGTCCACTGAATCCAACCGTAAGAAGGTGGGTACAGTAACCTGGGATCAGGTAAAAGCGATCGCCGAAGACAAAATGCCCGACCTCAACTGCTTCACCATCGAATCGGCCATGAAAATGATCGCAGGTACGGCGCGCAGTATGGGGCTCAATATTTCTGGTACTCCTCCTTGGGGTGAGAAAGCAGAAGTAGAGGCATAA
- a CDS encoding RagB/SusD family nutrient uptake outer membrane protein — MHKILKHIAPLALIIVGASACDSKLDVLPTQSLDENLALSTSQDIKVTLNGAYDGLGDGDVYGGGFQFTGEFLADDREALFGGTFSNLDEIWRKTITTGNTQTLATWQDSYSAINRANNVLSALSVVDEADRAQVEGEARFIRGVLYFELVKLWGKAWGDGDNNANLGVPLVTTPTRSITDEDYRTRASVQAVYAQVIDDLTKAESLLAATDAGDDASYATRDAATAMLSRVYLMQGNYALARDAANKVIQSGARELEGSFADVFATGGESNEIIFRTAVSDQDGVNSMNTYYAPATFQGRGDVRVQIKHTDLYEAGDVRKTFFTTASNRLFTRKFLDQFGDVPVVRLAEMYLTRAEANQRLGTAIGSTPLADVNRIRTRAGLGALGTVNLAAILKERKLELAFEGNQLDDIKRNKGMVGTKPFNDNSLVVPIPQREMDTNKSLVQNPGY, encoded by the coding sequence ATGCACAAAATACTTAAACATATAGCACCCTTAGCCCTGATCATTGTGGGGGCTTCGGCTTGCGACAGCAAACTGGATGTGCTGCCTACTCAAAGCCTTGATGAAAACCTCGCACTGTCTACTTCTCAAGACATTAAAGTTACCTTAAACGGTGCTTACGACGGTCTGGGAGATGGTGATGTTTACGGTGGGGGCTTTCAATTTACCGGTGAATTCCTTGCGGATGATCGCGAAGCACTCTTCGGGGGTACATTTTCAAACCTGGATGAAATTTGGCGGAAAACCATTACTACAGGGAATACGCAAACTTTGGCTACCTGGCAGGATTCTTATTCGGCAATCAATCGTGCCAATAACGTATTGTCGGCATTGAGTGTTGTTGATGAAGCAGATCGCGCTCAGGTAGAAGGGGAAGCACGCTTTATCCGTGGTGTATTGTACTTCGAACTGGTAAAGTTATGGGGAAAAGCCTGGGGTGATGGCGACAATAACGCCAATCTTGGTGTACCACTTGTAACTACTCCAACGCGTTCCATTACGGACGAAGACTATCGTACCAGAGCAAGCGTTCAAGCTGTTTATGCTCAGGTAATCGATGATTTGACCAAGGCTGAATCACTATTGGCTGCTACTGACGCTGGTGACGACGCTAGTTATGCTACCCGCGATGCGGCTACGGCGATGCTTTCACGGGTTTACCTGATGCAAGGCAACTACGCCTTGGCCCGGGATGCTGCCAACAAAGTCATCCAGTCCGGAGCACGTGAATTGGAAGGCAGCTTTGCCGATGTTTTTGCTACAGGTGGCGAAAGCAACGAAATAATTTTCCGTACTGCTGTATCCGATCAGGATGGCGTGAACAGCATGAATACTTACTACGCTCCAGCTACGTTTCAGGGACGTGGAGATGTTCGGGTACAAATCAAACACACCGATTTGTACGAAGCAGGTGACGTGCGTAAAACCTTCTTTACGACGGCCAGTAACCGCTTATTTACCCGCAAGTTTCTGGATCAATTCGGGGATGTTCCGGTCGTCCGTTTGGCGGAAATGTACCTGACTCGTGCGGAAGCCAACCAACGCTTGGGTACAGCAATAGGGTCTACTCCTCTTGCCGACGTCAATAGGATCCGCACCAGAGCGGGTCTGGGAGCACTTGGAACGGTTAACCTTGCGGCCATCCTAAAGGAACGCAAACTGGAATTGGCATTCGAGGGCAATCAACTGGATGACATCAAGCGCAATAAGGGTATGGTAGGTACCAAGCCTTTCAATGACAATTCACTGGTGGTACCCATCCCTCAGCGGGAAATGGACACCAATAAGAGTTTGGTACAAAATCCAGGATACTAA